The genomic DNA CCCCGGCCGGGCGCAACCATGCCTACCGATGACGCCAGCACGCCTACCCCGCCTACCCCTGACGCCAGGGTGGGGGGTGGTGCGATTTTTCGTGGGGCCGGCCTTGCGGGGGCGTGTATCTGGGGCCCTTTTCGAGAGAGTCACCTCCGAAAAAGTGAACACCCCGCGCCCGTTCATTTGCACCCGGTAAGTGAACGGCGCGAGGCGTTCACTTTCGCCGGCTGCGCTTGGGGCGGCCCGCGCGAGCCTTGCGCACGCCTGCCCCTCACCGCCTCCGCGCGGCACCCCGGCCCAACCAGGGGCTCTCGCGGGCGCTCAGCGCGGAGGCGGCGTGCCCCATCAGCAGGGCAAGTCGTTCGTCACGCGCACCAGCTCGTCCTCCGAGGAGTGCGTGTAGATGGCGGTGGAGTCGACGCTTCGCTGCCTCGCGAACTTCTGGGTGAGGCGGATGTCCTTCGTCCTTCGGTACACCCCGGTGCATGCGGTGTGGCGCACGGCGTGGAAGTTCAGGTGCCGCTCCAGGCCCGCGCGCACCTGCCACACCGCGAAGCCGTGGCGCACCTGCCGCGTGGACAGGCGCAGGCCCTTGCGGCTCAGGAAGAGCGGCGCCTGGGGGCTCACGTCATGCCCCTGCGCGCGCTTCAGGCGCAGCAGCTTCTCCAGCTTCGCGCGCACCGTGTCCGAGAGGACAACCTCCTGGGGGCCCGGGTGCCGGCGGCTGCCCTTGAAGACGGTCAGCGTCACGTGCCGGCGTGCGCGCCCGCGCTCGTCGAAGACGTCGCCGATGTTGAGGGCCACCAGCTCGTGCTCACGCAGGCCCGAGGCCAGTGCGAGGCTGTAGAGGCAGTGGTCCCTGAATCCATCCTTGTGCAGCCCCGTGGCGCGCAGCAGCAGCGCCACCTCCTTCTCCGTGAGGGTGCGCGGGGCT from Myxococcus xanthus includes the following:
- a CDS encoding tyrosine-type recombinase/integrase is translated as MSAYAAVARAPRTLTEKEVALLLRATGLHKDGFRDHCLYSLALASGLREHELVALNIGDVFDERGRARRHVTLTVFKGSRRHPGPQEVVLSDTVRAKLEKLLRLKRAQGHDVSPQAPLFLSRKGLRLSTRQVRHGFAVWQVRAGLERHLNFHAVRHTACTGVYRRTKDIRLTQKFARQRSVDSTAIYTHSSEDELVRVTNDLPC